The segment CTCAAGAATAAACTCCGCGTTTACTCGTCCTTCTTGCGAAACTCATCGTGACATGACTTGCAGGCCTTGCCCAGACCCTTTACCGCTTTACCTAATTCAGACTGGCCGTTACCAGCGACTGAAGCCAGCTCATTGACCGCCTTGCCGTAGTCTTTGCCATAGTCGGCGATCTTCGGCCAGGTTTCCCAGATCTTTGGTAGCGCAGTGGTGTCATCGGGATAGTCCTTGTTTGACGTACCTTCCATCCACGCCGCGCCATTTTTTAACCCCAACATCAATTTGAGATTATCCGCCAACATCTGCGCCTTTTTAGCGTCGTATGGCATATCGCCCTTGGCCATGGCAAACAAAGGGCCGGCATTAAAAGCCCGCAATTGCATTTCACCCTGGCGCGCCTTGATCGCCCCTTTCTTCGGATCTTTCGCCGCAAACGTAGGCATGGCAACAGAAAACATGGCGGCCAACAAAATGCCGGTGGTCACTAATCTCATCGTTTTTTCTCCTTCAATGGTTACATAGTTCCACGTGGTTAACGTTTGGTGAGTCGAGTTTATTCCCTGGAGTAAGATAAGTTCTTGTTATTGTTCCAGGCATCGTCGAGCACCTTACATAGCCGCGAATCGGAGTATCAGCGACGCTTTGATTCTAGAATATCCATATCGGGAATATTTCCTGTACTATA is part of the Gammaproteobacteria bacterium genome and harbors:
- a CDS encoding cytochrome c, which gives rise to MRLVTTGILLAAMFSVAMPTFAAKDPKKGAIKARQGEMQLRAFNAGPLFAMAKGDMPYDAKKAQMLADNLKLMLGLKNGAAWMEGTSNKDYPDDTTALPKIWETWPKIADYGKDYGKAVNELASVAGNGQSELGKAVKGLGKACKSCHDEFRKKDE